One region of Brachybacterium saurashtrense genomic DNA includes:
- a CDS encoding dicarboxylate/amino acid:cation symporter — translation MSTSTSPTSSETRRPSPLTAIFRIPFGWQVLIGLALGVILGLVAAQMGPVSPTDANPDGDNWLTTTLSTIGGIFVTLLKALVPPLIFLAIVTSIANLRNVTNAARLAWKTLLWFGITALIAVSIGIALGALTSPGENSGVSADAAEASSTQGGWLDFLTGLVPSNFLGITGSASDDGSVSLSFNALQILVISIAVGIAVLKVGEKAEPFLRFTGSALEIVQKLLWWVIRLAPIGTVGLLGNAVASYGWEAIGQLGVFVADVYIGMLIVLLVVYPVLLRANGLSIASFFRGVWPATSLGFVSRSSLGTMPMTQTVTERMGVPRHYASFSVPLGATTKMDGCAAIYPALAAIFVANFYGVPLGVTDYLLIVLVSVLGSAATAGMTGATVMLTLTLSTLGLPLEGVGLLLAIDPILDMGRTALNVTGQSLVPVIVAKREKILDKAAYDAVRRTSFQVIQAEERAEADAAAVQDAAAATDDAAPATDGDSAGGREKAGAPA, via the coding sequence TGGCAGGTCCTCATCGGCCTCGCCCTCGGCGTGATCCTCGGCCTCGTCGCCGCCCAGATGGGCCCGGTCTCCCCCACCGACGCGAACCCCGACGGCGACAACTGGCTGACCACCACCCTCAGCACGATCGGCGGCATCTTCGTGACGCTGCTGAAGGCGCTGGTGCCGCCGCTGATCTTCCTCGCGATCGTCACCTCGATCGCGAACCTGCGCAACGTCACCAACGCCGCGCGCCTGGCCTGGAAGACCCTGCTCTGGTTCGGCATCACCGCCCTCATCGCGGTCTCCATCGGCATCGCGCTGGGCGCCCTCACGAGCCCCGGCGAGAACTCCGGCGTGAGCGCGGACGCCGCCGAGGCCTCCTCCACCCAGGGCGGCTGGCTCGACTTCCTCACGGGCCTCGTCCCCTCGAACTTCCTGGGCATCACCGGCAGCGCGAGCGATGACGGCTCCGTCTCCCTGAGCTTCAACGCCCTGCAGATCCTCGTCATCTCCATCGCCGTGGGCATCGCGGTGCTGAAGGTGGGCGAGAAGGCCGAGCCGTTCCTGCGCTTCACCGGCTCCGCCCTGGAGATCGTGCAGAAGCTGCTGTGGTGGGTGATCCGCCTGGCCCCGATCGGCACCGTCGGCCTGCTCGGCAACGCCGTCGCCTCCTACGGCTGGGAGGCCATCGGCCAGCTCGGCGTGTTCGTGGCCGACGTCTACATCGGCATGCTGATCGTGCTGCTGGTGGTCTACCCCGTGCTGCTGCGCGCCAACGGCCTCTCCATCGCCTCGTTCTTCCGCGGCGTCTGGCCGGCGACCTCGCTGGGCTTCGTCTCCCGCTCCTCGCTGGGCACCATGCCGATGACCCAGACGGTCACCGAGCGGATGGGCGTGCCGCGCCACTACGCCTCCTTCTCGGTGCCGCTGGGCGCGACCACCAAGATGGATGGCTGCGCCGCGATCTACCCCGCGCTCGCCGCGATCTTCGTCGCGAACTTCTACGGGGTGCCGCTGGGCGTCACCGACTACCTGCTGATCGTGCTGGTCTCCGTGCTCGGCTCCGCCGCGACCGCCGGCATGACCGGGGCCACCGTGATGCTCACCCTGACCCTGTCCACCCTGGGCCTCCCGCTCGAGGGCGTGGGCCTGCTGCTCGCGATCGACCCGATCCTGGACATGGGCCGCACCGCCCTGAACGTCACCGGCCAGTCGCTGGTGCCCGTGATCGTCGCCAAGCGCGAGAAGATCCTGGACAAGGCCGCCTACGACGCGGTGCGCCGCACCTCCTTCCAGGTCATCCAGGCCGAGGAGCGCGCGGAGGCCGACGCGGCCGCCGTGCAGGACGCCGCCGCGGCGACCGACGACGCAGCGCCCGCGACCGACGGCGACTCCGCCGGAGGGCGCGAGAAGGCCGGCGCCCCCGCCTGA
- a CDS encoding MFS transporter, whose amino-acid sequence MTSSHPSPHRPAAHQPPSTPSTEAPAPSLRAAAGTGYFPIAFIARFPFAMMVVGTLTLVVSARESIALGGLNSAVLGLGSALVGPLLGAAADRIGQRPVILASGILNSLALLALAWVAFSPLPDLAVLAVGFVIGATSPQIGPFSRSRLVHLILTRLPAPRRAHSLNATMGYESAADETAFVFGPVVVGLLATTMTPAAPMIGAAVLTLVFVTAFALHPTARASAPTSEEPVRQAPARELRSLRVLVVVAGALGVGLFFGTVLTSLTSFLADTGHGDSAGLVYGVMGVGSTILALSIGLFPQRFTLAARWLVFSSLMLAAMIGFGFAGGLTGVVWAMAIAGIGIGPTIVTLYSLAAERSPQGRSATVMTMLGSATIVGQSAASALTGAVAERAGSQVAMWLPVGAAALVLLAAVVNALGRQRALRRAAQDVERDARRLRELPTEHL is encoded by the coding sequence ATGACCTCATCGCATCCGAGCCCGCACCGCCCCGCCGCGCACCAGCCGCCGAGCACCCCGTCGACCGAGGCGCCGGCCCCCAGCCTGCGCGCCGCCGCCGGGACCGGGTACTTCCCCATCGCCTTCATCGCCCGGTTCCCCTTCGCGATGATGGTGGTGGGCACGCTCACCCTGGTGGTCTCGGCCCGCGAGTCGATCGCCCTGGGCGGCCTGAACTCCGCCGTGCTGGGGCTCGGCTCCGCGCTGGTGGGCCCGCTGCTCGGCGCCGCGGCCGACAGGATCGGCCAGCGCCCCGTGATCCTGGCCTCCGGGATCCTGAACTCGCTGGCCCTGCTGGCGCTGGCCTGGGTGGCGTTCAGCCCGCTGCCCGACCTCGCCGTGCTCGCCGTCGGGTTCGTGATCGGCGCGACCTCGCCGCAGATCGGCCCGTTCTCCCGCAGCCGCCTGGTGCACCTGATCCTCACGCGCCTGCCCGCCCCGCGGCGCGCCCACAGCCTCAACGCGACCATGGGCTACGAATCCGCGGCCGACGAGACCGCCTTCGTGTTCGGCCCGGTGGTGGTGGGGCTGCTGGCCACGACGATGACGCCGGCCGCGCCGATGATCGGTGCGGCCGTCCTCACCCTCGTGTTCGTCACCGCCTTCGCCCTGCATCCCACCGCCCGCGCCTCCGCCCCGACCTCCGAGGAGCCCGTGCGGCAGGCTCCCGCGCGGGAGCTGCGCAGCCTGCGGGTGCTGGTGGTGGTGGCCGGCGCGCTCGGCGTGGGGCTCTTCTTCGGCACCGTGCTCACCTCGCTCACCTCCTTCCTCGCCGACACCGGCCACGGCGACTCCGCCGGTCTGGTGTACGGGGTGATGGGGGTGGGGTCCACGATCCTGGCGCTGTCGATCGGGCTGTTCCCGCAGCGGTTCACGCTCGCGGCGCGGTGGCTGGTGTTCTCCTCGCTGATGCTCGCGGCGATGATCGGCTTCGGGTTCGCGGGCGGGCTCACCGGCGTCGTCTGGGCGATGGCGATCGCGGGCATCGGGATCGGGCCCACGATCGTGACGCTCTACAGCCTCGCCGCGGAGCGCTCCCCGCAGGGCCGCTCCGCCACCGTGATGACCATGCTGGGCTCGGCGACGATCGTCGGCCAGTCCGCGGCCTCGGCCCTCACCGGCGCGGTCGCCGAGCGTGCCGGCTCGCAGGTGGCGATGTGGCTGCCCGTCGGCGCCGCCGCCCTGGTGCTGCTGGCGGCGGTGGTCAACGCCCTGGGCCGACAGCGCGCCCTGCGCCGCGCCGCGCAGGACGTGGAGCGCGACGCGCGCCGGCTCCGGGAACTGCCCACCGAGCACCTCTGA
- a CDS encoding TIGR01777 family oxidoreductase, with protein sequence MRIETTHRVGHPQPEVQAWYGRPGALVRLTPPGLASMDAPGEGGMRAGRLVGTRVGPPALPDLLRPHWILRHAEHDPQAGRFVDQQVRGPWRTWQHEHLLEADGSGTLVHDRIEIEMPRRLERLEPAAASRMRRLLAFRSRQLHDDLAFHDAFAHLPRRTVAITGSSGLIGTQLAALLETGGHTVRRMVRESSVGEGEISWDPRSGELDPADLEGVDVVVNLAGRSIGTRWTRSARREIRDSRVNGTSLLSRTLAGMRDGPTALVQASAIGLYGPRRPGELLTEEDPGGEGFLADLVRDWEGSTRAARGAGVRVAHVRTGLALSDGGGSLLPQLPLFLAGMGGRLTDAEAMLSWISLDDVVRVFAHAALTADLDGPVNAVAPRPVTALEFARALGAVLHRPALLPVPPFGPRAVLGGAAADELIRTDQRVSSARLEASGFAPAHAELTPALQHLLWR encoded by the coding sequence ATGAGGATCGAGACCACGCACCGGGTGGGGCACCCGCAGCCCGAGGTGCAGGCCTGGTACGGCCGTCCCGGTGCCCTGGTGCGCCTCACCCCGCCGGGGCTGGCCTCGATGGACGCCCCGGGCGAGGGCGGGATGCGCGCCGGCCGCCTCGTCGGCACCCGGGTGGGGCCGCCCGCGCTCCCGGATCTGCTGCGCCCGCACTGGATCCTCCGTCACGCCGAGCACGACCCGCAGGCCGGGCGCTTCGTGGACCAGCAGGTGCGCGGCCCGTGGCGCACCTGGCAGCACGAGCACCTGCTGGAGGCCGACGGCTCCGGCACGCTGGTGCACGACCGCATCGAGATCGAGATGCCGCGCCGCCTGGAGCGGCTGGAGCCGGCCGCGGCCTCGCGGATGCGCCGCCTGCTGGCCTTCCGCAGCCGGCAGCTGCACGACGATCTCGCCTTCCATGACGCGTTCGCCCACCTCCCGCGTCGCACCGTCGCGATCACCGGCTCCTCCGGGCTGATCGGCACCCAGCTCGCCGCGCTGCTGGAGACGGGCGGGCACACCGTGCGGCGGATGGTGAGGGAGAGCAGCGTGGGCGAGGGGGAGATCTCCTGGGACCCGCGCAGCGGCGAGCTGGATCCCGCCGACCTCGAGGGCGTGGACGTGGTGGTCAACCTCGCCGGTCGCTCGATCGGCACCCGCTGGACCCGCTCCGCGCGGCGCGAGATCCGCGACTCCCGCGTGAACGGCACCTCGCTGCTCTCCCGCACCCTCGCGGGGATGCGCGACGGCCCCACGGCGCTGGTGCAGGCCTCCGCGATCGGGCTGTACGGCCCGCGGCGCCCCGGTGAGCTGCTCACCGAGGAGGATCCCGGCGGCGAGGGCTTCCTCGCGGACCTGGTGCGGGACTGGGAGGGCTCCACCCGTGCCGCGCGCGGCGCCGGGGTGCGGGTGGCGCACGTGCGCACCGGACTGGCGCTCAGCGATGGGGGCGGCTCCCTGCTGCCGCAGCTGCCGCTGTTCCTGGCCGGGATGGGCGGGCGTCTCACCGACGCGGAGGCGATGCTCTCCTGGATCTCCCTGGACGACGTGGTGCGCGTGTTCGCCCACGCCGCGCTCACCGCCGACCTCGACGGTCCGGTCAACGCCGTCGCCCCGCGGCCGGTGACCGCGCTCGAGTTCGCCCGCGCCCTCGGCGCGGTGCTGCACCGGCCCGCCCTGCTGCCGGTGCCGCCGTTCGGGCCGCGGGCCGTGCTGGGCGGCGCCGCCGCCGACGAGCTGATCCGCACCGACCAGCGCGTCTCCTCCGCCCGTCTCGAGGCGAGCGGATTCGCGCCCGCCCATGCCGAGCTCACCCCGGCGCTGCAGCACCTGCTGTGGCGGTGA
- a CDS encoding alanine/glycine:cation symporter family protein has protein sequence MTFADMIDAVNGVVWALPLVGLCLLAGLYFSIRTKFVQVSGLPDMVKQLFGGEKSTDGTSSFQSLMMSLANRVGMGNIGGVATAIAFGGPGAVFWMWTVAFLGAATSFIESTLGQIYKEKDPDTGEYRGGPAYYFEKAYSHKAKALSLVYGILFAAVTVMAMSFFLPGVQANGMASAINLAWGFPTWGVAILLVIALAFIVIGGVKRIAAFAAFVVPPMAILYIIAALAVFFVNFDQIPHVFGQIFSSAFGANAVYGAIIGLAIKWGVQRGIYSNEAGQGTGPHHAAAAEVSHPAKQGLVQAFSVYIDTLFVCTATAFIIISTDMYSVFENETFPGPTLYTGTIGTDVEPGPGFVQNGFDTLAPGIGLGSSFVAIALTFFAFTTIVAYYYMAEVNLSYLTRKIKNGVVRRGLLRLLQGLLLVSVAYGAINTAGSAWGLGDIGVGSMAWLNIVGILLLQVPALKALKDYRAQKKAGKDPQFDPRPLGIANAEFWELRADGKVRQGQTGEELAAETGENPITPPPRS, from the coding sequence ATGACCTTCGCCGACATGATCGACGCCGTCAACGGCGTCGTCTGGGCGCTCCCGCTGGTCGGGCTGTGCCTGCTCGCCGGCCTCTACTTCTCGATCCGCACGAAGTTCGTCCAGGTCTCCGGCCTGCCGGACATGGTCAAGCAGCTGTTCGGCGGCGAGAAGTCCACCGACGGCACGTCGTCGTTCCAGTCGCTGATGATGTCGCTCGCCAACCGCGTGGGCATGGGCAACATCGGCGGTGTCGCCACCGCCATCGCCTTCGGCGGCCCCGGCGCCGTGTTCTGGATGTGGACGGTCGCCTTCCTCGGTGCCGCCACCTCCTTCATCGAGTCCACCCTCGGCCAGATCTACAAGGAGAAGGATCCGGACACCGGCGAGTACCGCGGCGGCCCGGCCTACTACTTCGAGAAGGCCTACAGCCACAAGGCCAAGGCCCTCTCCCTCGTGTACGGCATCCTGTTCGCCGCCGTCACCGTGATGGCGATGAGCTTCTTCCTCCCCGGCGTGCAGGCCAACGGCATGGCCTCCGCGATCAACCTCGCCTGGGGCTTCCCCACCTGGGGCGTCGCGATCCTGCTGGTGATCGCGCTGGCCTTCATCGTGATCGGCGGCGTGAAGCGCATCGCCGCCTTCGCCGCGTTCGTGGTGCCGCCGATGGCGATCCTGTACATCATCGCGGCGCTGGCCGTGTTCTTCGTGAACTTCGACCAGATCCCCCACGTGTTCGGCCAGATCTTCTCCAGCGCCTTCGGCGCCAACGCGGTGTACGGCGCGATCATCGGCCTCGCCATCAAGTGGGGCGTGCAGCGCGGCATCTACTCCAACGAGGCCGGCCAGGGCACCGGCCCCCACCACGCCGCCGCCGCCGAGGTGTCCCACCCGGCCAAGCAGGGCCTCGTGCAGGCGTTCTCGGTGTACATCGACACCCTGTTCGTGTGCACCGCCACCGCGTTCATCATCATCTCGACGGACATGTACTCGGTGTTCGAGAACGAGACGTTCCCCGGCCCGACCCTCTACACCGGCACCATCGGCACCGACGTGGAGCCCGGCCCCGGCTTCGTGCAGAACGGCTTCGACACCCTCGCCCCCGGCATCGGCCTGGGCTCCAGCTTCGTGGCGATCGCGCTGACGTTCTTCGCCTTCACCACGATCGTGGCCTACTACTACATGGCCGAGGTGAACCTCTCCTACCTCACCCGCAAGATCAAGAACGGCGTGGTGCGCCGCGGCCTGCTGCGCCTGCTGCAGGGCCTGCTGCTGGTCTCGGTGGCGTACGGCGCGATCAACACCGCGGGCTCCGCCTGGGGCCTGGGCGACATCGGCGTGGGCTCGATGGCCTGGCTGAACATCGTCGGCATCCTCCTGCTCCAGGTCCCCGCGCTGAAGGCACTGAAGGACTACCGGGCGCAGAAGAAGGCCGGCAAGGATCCGCAGTTCGATCCGCGACCCCTCGGGATCGCGAACGCCGAGTTCTGGGAGCTGCGGGCCGACGGGAAGGTCCGCCAGGGCCAGACCGGCGAGGAGCTCGCCGCCGAGACCGGCGAGAACCCGATCACTCCCCCGCCGCGCTCCTGA